The sequence GTTGCCGCCCTGCACGTAGTACCGGTACGAGTCGCGGCTGCCGAAGCCCAGTTCGAAGGGCTCCGCGCCCCACGGGTCGTTCGAGCCGTACACGAACAGCAGCCGCGTGCCGCGGGATTTCACCCAGAAGTCGATGTCCGGCATGGCCGTGTAGTCGAAGCGGGGCAGGCGGATCGACGACGGCACGAACGTCTTCGGCTGGTCGGCGCCCGGGTAGCGGAGCAGGTCGCGGAGGTAGCTGTCGTACGCCTCGGGCGAGCCCAGCTGGACCGCCGCCTGGTAGTAGTACGGGATGTAGGGCGCCAGGTCCTGGTCGGAGTACGTGTTGAGGCTCTCCACCTTCTCGTACCAGGCGTAGACCTCCGCCGCGGGCGCGCCCGCCGCCGGGACCGTCGCGCAGTCCGCCTGTGTCTGGTACTGCCAGAAGGCGAAGTACGAGTCGATCACCGAGATCTCGAGGGACTTGTCCGCCGAGCCGACGATCGAGAACGTCAGCCCCCGCTGAGCCGCGTCGGCAGCGGCGATCGCGCCCAGCTCGTCACGCCGCTTGAGCGCGTCCCGCTGGATCGCCTTCAACGCGTCGCGGCACGCCGGGTCGTTGCCGACCCGGGACAGGAACCGGTTGTAGACGTCGACCGGGTCGATGACGTCGTTGGGGGCGACGTACGGGATCGTCGCGTCGACGTCGTCGGGGAAGAAGCGGCGGAAGTACGTCGCCGTCATGCCGCCCTTGCTGCCGCCGGTCGCCAGCCACTTGCCCGGGTAGATCGCCTTGAACGCTTGCACCGCGCGGTGCTCGTCCGCGGCGGCCTGCCAGATCGTCAGCTGCTTCGCCCAGTTTTCCGGCTCTGGCCGCGAAGGCGTGAAGTAGCGGTACTCCATCGACAGCTGGTTGCCGTTGACGATCTGGGTCGGCTCGGACCGGTTGGGGGAGCCGCTGACGTTGTAGCCGCTGGTGTAGGCGACCGTCGGGGCGGCGAAGTCGCGGTGGAGCAGGGTGAACCGCTGCTGGAACGTGCCCGCGCCGGGGTGGCGGTGGTCGGCGGGCTGGGTGTAGGTGAGCTTGAAGAACCGGTAGCCCGCCGGTGCCGGGTCCTCCGACGTGATCGTCAGGCCCGGGATCTTCTGCAGCTCGGCCTTGATGTCGGGGGCCGCCGCGGCCGCCGGGGCCAGGCCCGCCATCGCCAGCAGGACCGCGCCTGCGGTGAACAGTCTGCGCATCGAGCACCCTCCCCGGCTCACGAACTCTCCGTGGGACCCTCACAGAACCGGGCGGGGTCGGCAATCGGCTGTCCGGGCGCAGATCCGGGCAGAACCCGACTTTCGGCGGGTACGGCCGGCGGCGGGTCGGCGTCCTCGACCGTGCGCGGTCGCGGGCACCGTGCGAGTTGTCCGCGTGATCGGCCCCGCGTTACCGTCCGAAGCCGTAGGCACCGGCATCGAGCGAGGGGTCCGCCATGAAGGTTTCCGACTGTCCTACGACGCAGGTCGAAGTCCGCATCGAAGCCGGCCCGGACGAGGTCTGGTCCTGGCTGCTCGACGTCGACCTGCCGGCCCGGTTTTCGAACGAGTTCCAGGGCGGCGGCTGGGTCGAGGGCTCCGAGCCCGGCCTGGGCGCCCGGTTCCGCGGCCGCAACTCCCACCCGGTCGCCGGGGAGTGGGAGACCGTCTCGACGGTGACCGGCTACGAGCCGGGGCGGCTGTTCGCGTGGGCCGTGATGGACGTGACGAACCCCGCCGCGTCGTGGAAGTTCGAGCTCGTCCCGGACGGCGACGGCACGGTCCTGCGCCAGTGGGCCCAGATCGGCCCCGGCCCGTCCAACCTGACGACCATCATCGGCTCGATGCCCGAGCACGAGGACGAGATCGTCGCGATGCGCCTCGGCGAGCTGCAGGCCAACATGCAGAAGACCGTCGAAGGCATCAAGGCGCTCGCCGAAAGCGGTGTGCGCGCCTAACGCAGCACCCGGTCCACATAGGACTTGACGGCGGCCAGCGCCGCGGGCGAGCGCCACAGCCGCTCGACCTCGGGGTCGTCGGAGTGGCGGTACTCGGCGATCCGCTCGTGGAAGGGCTGCCGGATCTGGGCCTTGGTGTGCGCGAACGCCTCGGCCGGCAGCTCGCCGAGCCGGTCCGCGACGGCCAGCGCCCGGTCGAGCACCTGGTCCGGCGGGGCCAGCTCGTCGACCAGGCCCGCGGCCAGCGCGTCCTCGCCGCTGCGGGTTTCACCCGAGTAGGTGAGCGACGGCAGCGGCGCCGTGCCGTAGGCGCAGCGCAGGATCTCCAGCGCGGCCAGCGGGAACGGCACCCCGACCAGCAGCTCGGTCACGCCGATGGTGCCGCTGCCGAGCACGCGGTGGTCGCACGCGGCGGCGAGCACCGCACCACCGGCGACGGCGTGCCCGTTCAGCGCGGCGACGACCGGGCGCGGGCAGCCGAACACGGCCAGCAGAGCGTCCGACAGCAGCGGGAGGAACTGCGACACGTAGGCGGCGCCGCCCTCGTCGACCCGCTTGAGGTCGACGCCCGCGGAGAAGACCCGCCCGGTGCCGGTGAGCACCACCGCGCGGGCCTGTTCGACCTCCTCCAGCCGCAGCACGAGCTCGCGGCACGAGTCCGTGTCGAGGGTGTTGCCGCCGCCGTGGTCGATCCGCAGCACGGCGATGTCCTGGTGGCTCTCCAGCGTGATCGGCACGGGCCCGACCGTACCGGCTTCAGCTCGTGATGTCCTTCCGCGCGAACCGCCGCCCGGCGTACAGGAAGAACACGGTCCCGTAGATGACCGCCGACAGCATGCCGCTGGCCAGGTTCGTCCAGTCGACGTCGGTGGAGATCAGGTCCATCCACGAGAACGCGTAGTGCGTCGGCAGGTAGTTCCGGAGCCCCTCCAGCGCGGTGATCTGGTCGAGGATCTGCGACAGGATCGCCACCAGCACCGCGCCGCCGACCGCGCCGAGCGGGGCATCGGTCGACACGCTCAGCGCGAGCGCCAGGCCGGCCACCCAGGCCAGCTGCAGGATGATGTACACAGTGGACAGTGCGATGGCCAGCAGGCTGTCGCCGAAGGACACCGCGTCACCCGTCGGGCTGATCGCGTCGCCCGCGCCGTACCAGAGGATGCCGACGCCGAGGGACACCAGCGGCAGCAGCACCAGCGCGAACGCCGAGAGCAGCCCGGACACGATCGCCTTCTGCCGCAGCACCCGCTGCCGCGGCACCGGCACGGCCAGCAGGTACTTCAGGCTCGACCACGACGCCTCGCTCGCGATCGTGTCGCCGAAGAACAGCGCCACGATCATCGGCAGCAGGAACGTCCCGGACACGAACAGCGCCAGCACGACGAAGTTCGGCGCCGAAGCCGTGGCCAGGTCGACGAACCCGCCGCTGCGCCGGTTCGGGTTCGACTGCCCCAGCTCGAACGCGATCACCAGGATGAACGGCAGGATCGCGACGAACCCGAGCAGGAACTGCGTGCGCCGCCGCTTGAGCTGGCGCCGCAGCTCGACGCCGAGCCGCAGCGTCCGCCGGGCGCTGTAGCCCTCGACGGCGCCGTCCGCGCCGACGCCGGCGTGTTCGGCCGAAGCGACGTCGCTCAGTTCGTCGAGCGCGTGCGGATCGGTGTGCACACCCTCGCTCATGATTCCTCTCCGACCAGTTGCAGGAACGCGTCTTCCAGCCGGCGCCGGGGCCCGGCCTGCTCCACCGCGACGCCGGCGCGGACCAGCACGGCCACGGCTTCGGCGCGGGGCAGCCCGTCGAGATCGGCGTGCACGAGGTCGCCCTCGACGTCGACCGAGGTGACCCCGCCGTCCGCTTTGAGGGCCGCGGCGGCCGCCACCGGGTCGTCGACCCGGAACGTCGCCTCGCCGCCGGCCGCGGCCAGCTCGCCGACCTCGCCCGAGGCCACCAGCGAACCGCGGTGCATCACCACGACGTGCGTGCAGGTCTGCTCGACCTCGGCCAGCAGGTGGCTGGAGACCACCACGGTGCGGCCGGTCGCGGCGTACCGCTTCAGCACCTCGCGCATCTGGTGGATCTGGGGCGGGTCGAGCCCGTTGGTCGGTTCGTCGAGCACCATCAGCTCCGGCAGGCCGAGCATCGCCTGCGCGATCGCCAGCCGCTGCCGCATGCCCTGGCTGTAGGTCCGCACCCGGCGTTCGACGGCCGAGCCGAGCCCGGCGATCTCCAGCGCCTCCGCGAAGTGCGCCTTCTCGGCCGGCCGCCCGGTCGCGGCCCAGTACAGCTCGAGGTTCGCCCGGCCGGACAGGTGCGGCAGGAACCCGGACCCCTCGACGAACGAGCCGATCCGCGACAGCACCGGCGCGCCCGGGGCGATCTTGTGCCCGAACACGCGGATGCTGCCTTCGGTCGGCGTGATCAGGCCCATCAGCATCCGCAGCGTGGTCGTCTTGCCCGCGCCGTTCGGCCCGAGCAGGCCGAGCACCTGGCCCGGCTCGACGCGGAACGAGAGGTCCTTCACCGCGACGAACCCGCCCGCGTACTGCTTGCGCAGCCCTTCGATGACCAGCGGGGTCGTGGCCAGCTCGGGATCGACGTCGGTGGCCCGGCGGCGCCGCAGCGCCGCGAAGAGCACCACGGCCAGGCCGATCGCCAGCGTCACGCCGATGCCGACCAGCTGCCCGACCGGGGCCGGCGAGCCGACCGACGTGCCGGGCACGACCGGCACGGCCAGCGCGGTCCCGCTCGCCAGCGCGATCCGGAAGACCGCGGGCGAGGCCGGCGCGGCGAACGCCTGGTCGGTGGTGCCGACGACGAGCCGCAGCGAGTGGCCGCCTTCGATCGGGCGGACGATGCCGGGCAGCGTCACGGTGACGTCGACCGGTGTGCCGTCGGCGGGCAGCCCGCTCACCCGGAACGGCGCGATCGCGTTCGCCGGCAGCACGCGGGAGCCGTCCTGGCCGACGTCGTAGAGCTTCGCGAACAGCACCGCGTCCGGTTGCGGGTGCGCCGGGTCCGCGGCGACCCGCAGCCGCACGGTCGACGAGCCGCTGATCACGACCTGGCCGTCGAAGGCGGCGGTGGTGAACTGCGCGGCCTGGCCCGGCGGGTCGTTGCTGAACAGCGCGCCCAGCCGCGACGAGCTGCTCGCGACGCCGTTGAGGCCGGGGATCCCGCTCACCGCGGCCGGGTTCGCGCCGGCCGGGCGCACCACCGGCTGGGCGGGACCGGACATGGGCAGCAGCCGCCGCTCGGTCGCGGGGCCGGTCAGGCCGGGGTAGGTGTCGGCGGTGACCGTGCGGACCGACGGCGTCCCGTTGGCGCGCAACGTGCCCTGGACGTCGTAGCTGAAGCCGCTGCCCGGGTCGCCGCCGTTCACCGCGGTCCACAGGAAGTCGCCGATCTTGGCGCGCAGCTGCGGGCCCGGCTTGCCGCCGTCGTGGCCGCCGGTGTACCAGATCGTCTTGACCTTGCCGCCCGCCGCGGTGATCTGCCGGGCGCTGGCGTCGGACTGGTCGAGGCCGAACAGCGTGTCGCTTTCGCCCTGCACCAGCAGGGTCGGCACGGTGATCTTGCCCGTCACGGAGGCGGGGGACACGCGGCGCAGCAGGTCGACGCTCGCCTGGCTCGCCTGCCCGGTGGTGCCCAGCTCGGTGTAGGCGCGGCAGACGGCGGCGGTGAAGCGGCCGCACGGATCGGCCGGCCCGTTCTGGCGCCCGCCGCCCGCACCCTGGGGCACGGCGGGGGCCGCGGCCGCGGTGCCGGCCGCTCCGGTGGTGCCCGTGTCGGTCTCCTGCCCCGCTTCCGGGGCTTCGGCCGACGGCGACCCGCTCGCCGCGGCGCCGGAGCCCGCCGAGAAGAAGATCCCGGCCCAGCTCTTCTTGAACACGCCGTCGGTCGCGAACGCGCCGGCCGCGGGGGTGCCCGACGCCGTGAGGGCGGGCGTGGCCGCGTTCGGGACCAGGCCCTGCGCGAGGTCGTTGTAGGTGATCACCGGGGCGATCGCGTCGACGCGCTTGTCCGTGCCGGCCAGCAGCAGCGAGAGCGCGCCGCCGTAGGACGCACCGGTGACGGCGACCTTCGGGTCACCGTTCGGATCCGTCGTCACCTGATGTTGCGCGACGAGTCGGTCGATCAAGTGGCTCGCGTCGGCGACCTCGCCGTCCGGGTCGTTGAGCCCGATCTTGCCGGTGCTCTTGCCGAACCCGCGCGCGGACCACGTCATCACGACGAAGCCCTTCCGCGCGAGCTCGCGGGCGTCGTCGGCGACGCTGTTCTTGTCCCCGCCGAAGCCGTGCGCGAGCAGCACCGCGGGCGCGGGCACGGTGGCGGGCAGGTAGGTCGTCGTGTCGATCTTGACCTGCTCCGCCGAGCCGGGGGCGGCGGGCAGGTCGATCAGCGCGTCCTGCGTGGGCACCGGCGCGGGCGCGGCGGGCCGCGTGATCCAGAAGACCGCGCCGGCGGCCAGGACCACGACGACCGCGGCGAGCGCGGTGAGGCGGGCTCCGCGGGTGCGCGGGAGCGGGAATCGGGGCACGAGGAGAAACCTATTTGAGGTTTGCTGAGAGTGCTCCGCGCGGCTCACAGCGATCACACGCGCGAGACCACCTGGTGGACCGAAGTGACCGAAATTACAGGACCAACCCGGTGACGTGCGGCGTTCCGGCTGGCGTTCGGGTGGGGGTAACCGGCAGACTGGAACGGCTGTGAGGGGAGTATTCCTTCGCGGCGGTGTCGTCAGCACGGTGGCCCTAGCGCCCCCGGCACCGTCGGCCGGTGTTCCACCGGCGGGAGAGACCTCCGGTTAGTTGCTCATGCGCACTATCCGGAGGTTCTGGTTTCATGACTGTCCCCCTGTGGCTGTGGATCGCCACGATCGGCGGCCTGCTCGCGCTCATCGCGCTCGACCTGGTCATCGTCGATCGCAAGCCGCATGAAGTGACCACGGGGGAAGCCGCTCGCTGGGTGATCTTCTACGTCTCGTGCGCGGTGCTCTTCGGGGCAGGCGTGTGGATCTTCGCCGGGCACGACCCGGGCGTCGAGTTCTTCACCGGCTACATCACCGAGTACTCGCTGAGCGTCGA is a genomic window of Amycolatopsis lexingtonensis containing:
- a CDS encoding S28 family serine protease, which produces MRRLFTAGAVLLAMAGLAPAAAAAPDIKAELQKIPGLTITSEDPAPAGYRFFKLTYTQPADHRHPGAGTFQQRFTLLHRDFAAPTVAYTSGYNVSGSPNRSEPTQIVNGNQLSMEYRYFTPSRPEPENWAKQLTIWQAAADEHRAVQAFKAIYPGKWLATGGSKGGMTATYFRRFFPDDVDATIPYVAPNDVIDPVDVYNRFLSRVGNDPACRDALKAIQRDALKRRDELGAIAAADAAQRGLTFSIVGSADKSLEISVIDSYFAFWQYQTQADCATVPAAGAPAAEVYAWYEKVESLNTYSDQDLAPYIPYYYQAAVQLGSPEAYDSYLRDLLRYPGADQPKTFVPSSIRLPRFDYTAMPDIDFWVKSRGTRLLFVYGSNDPWGAEPFELGFGSRDSYRYYVQGGNHGSKIAQLPASEAAAATATIRRWAGLPAASALTARSAPAGFPEFDADLTLTERPPL
- a CDS encoding SRPBCC family protein; amino-acid sequence: MKVSDCPTTQVEVRIEAGPDEVWSWLLDVDLPARFSNEFQGGGWVEGSEPGLGARFRGRNSHPVAGEWETVSTVTGYEPGRLFAWAVMDVTNPAASWKFELVPDGDGTVLRQWAQIGPGPSNLTTIIGSMPEHEDEIVAMRLGELQANMQKTVEGIKALAESGVRA
- a CDS encoding enoyl-CoA hydratase/isomerase family protein — its product is MPITLESHQDIAVLRIDHGGGNTLDTDSCRELVLRLEEVEQARAVVLTGTGRVFSAGVDLKRVDEGGAAYVSQFLPLLSDALLAVFGCPRPVVAALNGHAVAGGAVLAAACDHRVLGSGTIGVTELLVGVPFPLAALEILRCAYGTAPLPSLTYSGETRSGEDALAAGLVDELAPPDQVLDRALAVADRLGELPAEAFAHTKAQIRQPFHERIAEYRHSDDPEVERLWRSPAALAAVKSYVDRVLR
- a CDS encoding ABC transporter permease; the encoded protein is MSEGVHTDPHALDELSDVASAEHAGVGADGAVEGYSARRTLRLGVELRRQLKRRRTQFLLGFVAILPFILVIAFELGQSNPNRRSGGFVDLATASAPNFVVLALFVSGTFLLPMIVALFFGDTIASEASWSSLKYLLAVPVPRQRVLRQKAIVSGLLSAFALVLLPLVSLGVGILWYGAGDAISPTGDAVSFGDSLLAIALSTVYIILQLAWVAGLALALSVSTDAPLGAVGGAVLVAILSQILDQITALEGLRNYLPTHYAFSWMDLISTDVDWTNLASGMLSAVIYGTVFFLYAGRRFARKDITS
- a CDS encoding alpha/beta fold hydrolase encodes the protein MPRFPLPRTRGARLTALAAVVVVLAAGAVFWITRPAAPAPVPTQDALIDLPAAPGSAEQVKIDTTTYLPATVPAPAVLLAHGFGGDKNSVADDARELARKGFVVMTWSARGFGKSTGKIGLNDPDGEVADASHLIDRLVAQHQVTTDPNGDPKVAVTGASYGGALSLLLAGTDKRVDAIAPVITYNDLAQGLVPNAATPALTASGTPAAGAFATDGVFKKSWAGIFFSAGSGAAASGSPSAEAPEAGQETDTGTTGAAGTAAAAPAVPQGAGGGRQNGPADPCGRFTAAVCRAYTELGTTGQASQASVDLLRRVSPASVTGKITVPTLLVQGESDTLFGLDQSDASARQITAAGGKVKTIWYTGGHDGGKPGPQLRAKIGDFLWTAVNGGDPGSGFSYDVQGTLRANGTPSVRTVTADTYPGLTGPATERRLLPMSGPAQPVVRPAGANPAAVSGIPGLNGVASSSSRLGALFSNDPPGQAAQFTTAAFDGQVVISGSSTVRLRVAADPAHPQPDAVLFAKLYDVGQDGSRVLPANAIAPFRVSGLPADGTPVDVTVTLPGIVRPIEGGHSLRLVVGTTDQAFAAPASPAVFRIALASGTALAVPVVPGTSVGSPAPVGQLVGIGVTLAIGLAVVLFAALRRRRATDVDPELATTPLVIEGLRKQYAGGFVAVKDLSFRVEPGQVLGLLGPNGAGKTTTLRMLMGLITPTEGSIRVFGHKIAPGAPVLSRIGSFVEGSGFLPHLSGRANLELYWAATGRPAEKAHFAEALEIAGLGSAVERRVRTYSQGMRQRLAIAQAMLGLPELMVLDEPTNGLDPPQIHQMREVLKRYAATGRTVVVSSHLLAEVEQTCTHVVVMHRGSLVASGEVGELAAAGGEATFRVDDPVAAAAALKADGGVTSVDVEGDLVHADLDGLPRAEAVAVLVRAGVAVEQAGPRRRLEDAFLQLVGEES